The proteins below come from a single Phocoena sinus isolate mPhoSin1 chromosome 2, mPhoSin1.pri, whole genome shotgun sequence genomic window:
- the IREB2 gene encoding iron-responsive element-binding protein 2: protein MDAPSAGYAFEYLIETLNDSSHKKFFNVPRLGGTKYDVLPYSIRVLLEAAVRNCDGFLMKREDVMNILDWKTKQSNVEVPFFPARVLLQDFTGIPAMVDFAAMREAVKTLGGDPKKVHPACPTDLTVDHSLQIDFNKCAIQNAPNPGGGDLQKAGKLSPLRVQPKKLPCRGQTTCRGSCDSGELGRNSGRFSSQIENTPILCPFHLQPVPEPETVLKNQEVEFGRNRERLQFFKWSSRVFKNVAVIPPGTGMAHQVNLEYLSRVVFEEKDLLFPDSVIGTDSHITMVNGLGILGWGVGGIETEAVMLGLPASLTLPEVVGCELTGSSNPFVTSIDVVLGITKHLRQVGVAGKFVEFFGSGVSQLSIVDRTTIANMCPEYGAILSFFPVDNVTLKHLEHTGFDKAKLKSMETYLKAVKLFRNDQDNSREPEYSQVIQINLNSIVPSVSGPKRPQDRVALTDMKSDFQACLNEKVGFKGFQIAAEKQNDIVSIHYEGSEYKLSHGSVVIAAVISCTNNCNPSVMLAAGLLAKKAVEAGLHVKPYIRTSLSPGSGMVTHYLSSSGVLPYLSKLGFEIVGYGCSTCVGNTAPLSEAVLNAVKQGDLVTCGVLSGNKNFEGRLCDCVRANYLASPPLVVAYAIAGTVNIDFQTEPLGTDPTGRNIYLHDIWPSREEVHQIEEEHVVLSMFKALKEKTEMGNKRWNSLEVPDSVLFPWDLKSTYIRCPSFFDKLTKEPVALQPIENAHVLLYLGDSVTTDHISPAGSIARSSPAAKYLTNRGLTPREFNSYGARRGNDAVMTRGTFANIKLFNKFIGKPAPKTVHFPSGQTLDVFEAAELYQKEGIPLIILAGKKYGSGNSRDWAAKGPYLLGVKAVLAESYEKIHKDHLIGIGIAPLQFLPGENADSLGLCGRETFSLTFPEELSPGVTLNIKTSTGKVFSVIASFENDVEITLFKHGGLLNFVARKFS, encoded by the exons ATGTTCTGCCTTACTCAATACGGGTCCTGTTGGAAGCTGCTGTGCGAAATTGTGATGGCTTTTTAATGAAAAGGGAAGATGTTATGAACATTTTAGActggaaaaccaaacaaagcAATGTTGAAGTGCCCTTTTTCCCTGCCCGTGTTCTTCTTCAAGATTTTAC tggaATACCGGCAATGGTGGATTTTGCTGCTATGAGGGAGGCAGTGAAAACTCTTGGAGGTGACCCTAAGAAAGTCCATCCTGCCTGTCCGACAGATCTCACGGTTGATCATTCTTTACAAATTgacttcaacaaatg TGCAATACAGAATGCTCCAAATCCTGGAGGTGGTGACTTACAGAAAGCAGGAAAGCTTTCTCCACTTAGAGTGCAGCCTAAGAAGCTTCCCTGCAGAGGCCAGACTACCTGCCGAGGATCGTGTGATTCTGGAGAACTAGGCCGAAACTCAGGAAGATTTTCTTCGCAGATCGAAAATACACCCATTCTATGTCCTTTTCATTTGCAACCAGTGCCTGA aCCTGAAACAGTattaaaaaatcaagaagtagAATTTGGCAGAAATCGAGAGAGGCTTCAATTTTTCAAG tggaGTTCAAGAGTTTTTAAGAATGTGGCTGTAATTCCTCCTGGAACTGGAATGGCTCATCAAGTAAACTTAGAGTATTTGTCGAGAGTGGTTTTTGAAGAAAAGGACCTCCTCTTTCCGGACAGTGTCATTGGCACAGATTCTCATATAACCATGGTGAATGGTTTGGGGATTCTGGGGTGGG GGGTTGGAGGTATTGAAACAGAAGCAGTCATGCTTGGTCTGCCAGCTTCTCTTACTTTACCAGAGGTGGTTGGATGTGAATTAACTGGCTCATCGAATCCTTTTGTTACATCCATAGATGTTGTTCTTGGCATTACAAAG CACCTCAGACAAGTAGGAGTGGCTGGaaaatttgttgagttttttgGAAGTGGAGTTTCACAGTTATCTATAGTAGATCGAACTACAATAGCAAACATGTGTCCAGAATATGGTGCTATCCTCAGCTTTTTCCCTGTTGACAATGTGACattaaaacatttagaacatACAG GTTTTGACAAAGCCAAACTCAAGTCAATGGAAACATACCTTAAAGCTGTGAAATTGTTTCGAAATGACCAGGATAACTCAAGAGAACCTGAGTATTCCCAG GTGATCCAGATTAATCTGAATTCAATAGTTCCATCTGTCAGTGGTCCAAAAAGACCTCAAGATAGAGTTGCTTTGACAGATATGAAAAGTGATTTCCAAGCTTGCTTAAATGAAAAG GTTGGATTTAAAGGCTTCCAAATTGCAGCTGAAAAGCAAAATGATATCGTCTCTATTCATTATGAAGGAAGTGAATATAAGCTGTCTCATGGATCTGTGGTCATTGCTGCCGTTATCAGTTGTACCAATAATTGCAATCCATCTGTCATGCTCGCTGCAG GTCTTTTGGCTAAAAAAGCTGTTGAAGCTGGTCTGCATGTTAAACCTTATATAAGAACAAGTTTATCTCCAGGCAGTGGGATGGTTACACATTACCTCAGTTCAAGTGGAGTATTACCATATCTTAGTAAGCTCGG ATTTGAAATAGTTGGCTATGGATGTTCAACATGTGTGGGAAATACAGCACCCTTATCAGAAGCAGTTTTAAATGCAGTAAAACAG ggtGATTTGGTTACTTGTGGAGTTTtatctggaaataaaaattttgaaggtCGTCTTTGTGATTGTGTTCGTGCCAATTACCTTGCCTCTCCACCCTTAGTGGTAGCTTATGCCATAGCAGGCACAGTGAATATAGATTTCCAGACGGAGCCTTTAG GTACTGACCCTACTGGCAGGAATATTTACCTACATGATATTTGGCCTAGTCGAGAAGAAGTTCATCAGATAGAGGAAGAACATGTTGTATTATCCATGTTTAAAGCattaaaagagaagacagag atgGGAAATAAACGGTGGAATTCTTTAGAAGTACCAGATTCAGTTTTGTTTCCATGGGATTTAAAGTCTACTTATATCAGATGTCCTTCATTTTTTGATAAGCTT ACCAAAGAGCCAGTTGCACTCCAGCCTATTGAAAATGCCCATGTCTTATTATATCTGGGAGACTCTGTCACGACAGATCATATATCACCTGCTGGAAGCATTGCTAGGAGTAGTCCTGCTGCTAAGTATTTGACAAACAGAGG CCTTACCCCTCGTGAATTCAACTCTTACGGAGCCCGAAGAGGTAATGATGCTGTGATGACAAGAGGCACTTTCGCAAATATCAAgctttttaataagtttattggAAAACCAGCTCCCAAAACAGTTCATTTTCCATCAGGACAGACG CTAGATGTATTTGAGGCTGCAGAGCTGTATCAGAAGGAAGGTATCCCACTGATTATTTTAGCAGGGAAGAAATATGGTTCAGGAAATTCAAGAGATTGGGCTGCCAAAGGACCATACTTGCTg GGTGTGAAAGCTGTTTTGGCTGAAAGTTATGAAAAAATTCACAAAGATCATTTGATTGGAATTGGCATAGCTCCACTTCAGTTCCTTCCAggagaaaatgcagattctttggGCCTCTGTGgcagagaaacattttctttaacatttcctgAAGAACTGTCTCCTGGAGTTACATTAAACATAAAG acaAGCACTGGAAAAGTATTCAGCGTGATTGCTTCCTTTGAAAATGATGTGGAAATAACATTGTTCAAACATGGAGGATTATTAAACTTTGTGGCAAGAAAATTCTCATAG